The DNA sequence CGTCCAGGATCTTAACTTCTTTATCGAACACATTCAGCCCGCCATGGCGGCTTATGGCAATGATCTTGACCTGAAGGCCGTAAATAGCCCATACCTGAGTCAACTGACCGACGATGGCTACGAGATAATGGTACGGGGTATGAAAAAAGCCATCGAGATCTTCCGCGAAGAGAATATCCCGCTCCAGACGGATATGCAGACCGAGGAGCGTAAATACGGCGCTATTGCCGGGGCCATGACCGTATCGATCAACGGCAATGAGCTGACACTGCCCGAAGCCAGCGACCTGCTGCAGTCGACCGACCGGGCCGTACGTGAAACCGCCTGGCGCAAAATCTGGGAGCGCCGATACAAGGATCACGAGATACTGGATCAACTGTTCGATCGGCTGCGCGACCTGCGTCACCACGTAGCCGTGAACGCGGGCTTCGCCAACTTCCGGGATTATTCGTTTGCCGCCCTCGGCCGTTTCGACTACACCCCACAGGACTGCGTTAACTTCCACGAATCGGTGGCGGAGGCCGTTGTGCCCATGCTGAATCAACTGGCCGAGCAGCGCAGGCAGGCGCTGGGTGTTGATGTGCTCCGCCCGTGGGATAGTAAGGTCGACGTAGCGGGTCGTCCGCCCCTGAAGCCCTTTGCTACCGGCACCGAACTGCTGGAAAAAACCATCGCCTGTTTTGACCGTCTCGACGCCAGTGCGGCTACCGGTACATCGTCATCATCGGAATTAGGGAATGATCTGCGCATTATGCGGGCGATGGGTCACCTCGATCTGGAGTCGCGGAAGGGAAAAGCGCCGGGTGGCTATAACTATCCGCTCGAGGAAATTGGTGTGCCGTTCATTTTCATGAATGCTACGTCGAGTCTGCGGGATCTGGTCACGATGGTACACGAAGGTGGCCACGCCGTGCATTCCTTTCTAACGCGTGATTTACCGCTGAAAGCCTTCCGGAATCCGCCGATGGAAGTCGCCGAACTGGCGTCGATGAGCATGGAACTGCTGACGATGGACCACTGGGATGTTTTCTTCGACGACCCGGCCGAACTACGTCGGGCGAAACGCCAGCACCTTGAATCCATCATTGAAACGCTGCCCTGGGTGGCAACCATCGACGCGTTCCAGCATTGGGTGTATGAAAACCCGACGCATACGGTCGACGACCGGCGCGAAAACTGGCTGCGTATTCATGACAAATTTGCCGATACCATCACCGACTGGAGCGGTTTTGCGTATTACAAAGAATACCTGTGGCAACGGCAGTTACACTTGTATGAAGTACCGTTCTACTACATCGAGTACGGCATCGCGCAGTTGGGCGCTATTGGTGTCTGGCGAAATTACCGGCGCGACCCGAAGGCGGGTCTGGATGGCTACAAAGCTGCCCTGCGGCTGGGTTACAAAGCACCCATCCGGGACATCTACGCAGCGGCTAACGTGCCGTTCGACTTTTCGCGCGAGCATATTCAGGCGCTGATGGGTTTTGTGTGGGATGAAATGGAGAAATTATAACGATCCCGACTAAGTTTGCAGCCCAAACGGGGAGGCCAGACCGGCGCAGTAGGGATTCTGAACCATATTGAGCGGTCTGGCTTGGAAACGTAATGGGCCTGACGTAATTTTGGCAAATAATTTTGTAAGCAAGTGACTATGAAACGTTCATGGAGTGGAGGAATAGCCATTGTGGCAATGCTATCGCTGGCGTCCTGCGACTATCAGAAATACAATACCATTCGGCAGGCCGACCGCCGGGCTGGCGACTATAGCGCTACCTACAAGGCTGGTGATGCTGAAGTATACGGAAAAGGTAAGGATTCGGCCGCCGTGCAGTCGACTTACAAATATGCGCCTAACCCAGCTCTGGAAGATAGGACGCAGAAAATCCGGGAAAAACTGTTTGGGTCCGGTACTATTGGTGAAGGAGCCTAGTTTGTAAATACGTAGGTACCAAAAGCGGTGACTCAGCTAACTTACGCTGGGTCACCGCTTTTGTCGTATTTTCCCGTAGCATAAGTCCTCAGGTGGAAGATTGTTTTTTTCCGTTACTTTGTCCGTAGAATACAGCCAATAATAGTATTATTCGGTTAACCAAACCGCTAAACGTACCAGAAACATCATGAATATTGCATTGGTTACGGGCTCGGCCGGTCTAATCGGCAGTGAAGCTGTCGCATTTTTCGCCGACAAATTTGACCTCATCGTTGGTATCGATAACAACATGCGGCAGTACTTCTTCGGTGCCGATGGCTCGACAGAATGGAATCGCAATCGCTTGTCTGATGCCTACAACAACTACGCACACCGCCCGGCCGATATCCGGGAAGTGTCACAGCTGGAGCCCATTTTCCAGGAATTCGGAAAAGACATCAAGCTGGTACTGCACACAGCCGCACAACCGTCGCACGACTGGGCCGCCCGTGAGCCGTTCACTGACTTCGGCGTTAACGCCGTTGGTACGCTGAACATGCTGGAGATGACACGCCTGCACGCACCCGAAGCGGTGTTTATTTTCACCTCGACCAACAAGGTATACGGCGACAATCCGAACTTCCTGCCGCTGATCGAAACCGACACGCGTTGGGAAATTGACGAGAACCACCCTTACTTCAAGGATGGTATTGACGAATTCATGAGTATCGACCACACGAAGCACTCGGTTTTTGGTGCCTCGAAAGTAGCGGCCGATGTCATGGTTCAGGAATATGGCCGGTATTTCGGCATGAACACGGGTGTGTTCCGGGGAGGCTGCCTGACGGGACCCAACCACTCCGGTGCACAGCTGCACGGGTTCCTGTCGTACCTCATGAAATGCGCCATTACGGGCAACCAGTACACGATCTTCGGCTACAAAGGCAAGCAGGTGCGTGACAACATCCACAGCTGGGATCTGGTGAACATGTTCTGGCATTTCTACCAGAACCCCCGGCCGGGTGAGGTATACAACGCCGGTGGTGGCCGTTATGCCAACTGCTCAATGCTGGAAGCTATTGCCCTGTGTGAAGAAATCTCGGGTAATAAGATGAACTACCAGTACTCGGAAACCAACCGGAGTGGTGACCATATCTGGTATATCTCGAACCTGAACAAGTTCAAGGAGCACTATCCAGGCTGGGATTGGACCTACGATCTGAAGGAAACGATGACGCAGATTCACGACAGCATGGCCGCGCGACTGGCCGTAGCGAAATAATATAACGCACGGTGGATGGGCCATCGATAACCCGGTTCGGGCTATCGATGGCCCATCACTGTGTACAAACGAGTATCTTTGCCCCCGAGCGTGGGTCCGGAACCGCATCGGCGGGTTGCCCGCCCGACCCACCACCCACCTTTCATGCCTCGTTTCGATACTTATCCTATTGTATACTGGTTACCTGTTTATGCCCTGTGCTGGGGGGTATTGTGGCTGGCGTTACGACCAACAGTGAACCGATGGATATTTGTCGGATCGGCTCTGTTCCTGCTGTTTCTACTGCGCTTGCCCAGTATTGTCTTCAACGCCGAGGTTAACCCCGACGAGAGCCAGATGATTACCCAGGCGCTCACCCTGCGGCATTATCCCGTTTATTTTCAGTCGGTCGATGGCACTACGGCAGGACCACTGGATAGTTATTTCCTCGTCCTTCCCGGTCTTCTGGGCTTGCCATTCGACTATATTACGGCGCACTTGATGGCGTTCGGCCTTGTGGCGCTTTGCTTCTGGCTGCTCTTCCGAACGGCGAAATTGTGGTTTGGCGAAGCGGCCGCCCGGCTGGCTCTGCTACCGTTGGTGTTCACCTTCGGCCTGACCCAGAACGGTGATTTCCTGCATTACAATAGTGAACTCATTGCACTGATCCTGCTGAGTGTAAGTTACTACCTCTACGCCCGGCAGCTGATGGAGAAACAGCCCTCGTTCGGGCGTATTGCGCTGGTTGGTCTGTTGCTCGGTATGGTGCCCTTTGGCAAACTGCAGGCGGTACCGCTGGCGGCCGTTGTTGGGTTGTTCATGATCCTGGACCTGGTAACCCGCCAAAACCTGTCCGTCCCTGCCAGAGCGGGTCGTGTGGTCCTGCTTGGGGTGTGTGCCGCACTGTTTCCGCTGCTGGTGGTGCTGCTAACCTGGGTCAATGGCGTTTACGACGATTTTGTGACCTTCTATATCCTTGGCAACTTCCAGTATGCCAGCGATACCAACCAGCTGCAAAGTGTGTTGCAACTGCCCGAGTTTTTCAGGAAAGGAACCGAATTTGACTGGCTCGTTAAACTGACACTTGGTATAGCAACGGCGGGTTTCCTGCTGTCCCTGCGCCAACATACCCGGTTTGGTCGTCAGGCATGGCAGGTGGGCGGCTTTATCGGCCTCCTGTTCGCGGCTACGGTCTTTGCCATTACCCGGACAGGATCGAGTTACGTACATTACCTCTATTTCTTAACCGGACCGTTGGTATTTGGCCTGGCCTACGGCTTCCAGCAGCTGCTTGCGGGTGAAAAAATTGGCAGATGGGTGAGCGTGGGCGCTTTAGTGCTCTTCCTGGCGCTGTTTGGAGTGAAAGCATTTATAAACAACCGGCAGGGGGTTCCCTTAAATCCGTATCCGTCCGACCGGCAAAACGGCTGGACTATTCAGCAGTCGCCCGTTTCGGAGAAAGTAGCGCAGTATGCAAAACCCGGTGAGAAGCTGGTGGTGTGGGGATGGCGTTGCGACTACTACGTTCAGGCGCAGATGCCGCAGGGTGTTGCCGAAAACCACTCCATCCGGAGTGCCTTTTCACACCCACTGTTGGCGACCTACCAGCAGCGGTACACCCGTAACTTTGTCAGCTCATTCCCGCCCGTATTTGTCGATGCCGTGGGGGCGCAGAACCTGTGGATGACGGATCGGAAAACGCAGGGACATGAACTGATCAAACCGCTCGGGCAGTTCGTAGCGGCTCATTATACGTATGTGGGCATGGCCAACGATGCCCGGATTTACGTGCGTAATGACCGGGTGAAGGGACGCCCGGCCGACAACCGGCAGGCCGGTTTATAACAGGATGCTGCCGTCTCGTATTTATTAGCAACCAAGAGTACCAAACGTCTTTACCACATGTGGACTAAAAAAGGGCTTATCTATAAACCCGACGGCTCAAAACCATTCAGCCGTACCCACGCTCAGGTTCCATTCGGGTTTCCGATGGGCGACAAACTGCGCGTTTACTTTTCAACCCGCGACGAGAATATATCGTCGGCTACGTCTTTCGTTGAGCTTGATCCCAACGACCTGTCGAAGGTGACCTACATCCACGATAAACCCTGCCTGACCAAGGGAGACGTGGGTACGTTCGATGAAACGGGTGCCATGCCGTCGTGGTTTTTAACGGTAGGCGACGAAATCTGGCTGTATTACACCGGTTGGAACAAGAGTGAAACGGCCAGCTACCGCCTGGGTATCGGCTTGGCCGTTAGCCGCGACGGTGGACTAACGTTCGAGCGCAAATACACGGGACCGTTACTGGACCGCTCGATCTACGACCAGGTGTGGGTAGCCCAGCCCTGCGTCATGCGCGAAGAAAATGCCGATGGCAGCATCCGCTGGCGGATGTGGTACCTGTCGTGCACAAAAATTGAAGTGATCAACGGCCACCCCGAGCCATTCTACGATGTGAAGTATGCCGAATCGTCTGATGGGATCAAGTGGGAACGCACGGGGCATGTGTGCGTTGGCTACGATGAGTTTACGGATGCCATTGGCCGGCCAACGGTGTATAAGGAAGGGAACTTGTACAAAATGTATTTCTCCTACCGGAACGCTACCAATTACCGGACTGATGTTCAGCGCAGCTACCGGATTGGTTACGCCGAATCGCCCGACGGTCTGACCTGGACCCGTAAAGACGACCTGGCGGGTATTGAGCGTTCGACTGATGGCTGGGACTCTATGATGATGGACTATTGCCACATCTTCCCCCATAATAACGAGTGGGTTATGTTCTACAACGGCAACGGTTTCGGCGCGTCGGGCTTCGGTTATGCCACCCAACCCATGCAGGCATCTGTATAATTGTTCGCGTAACGATCCAAATAAAGCCGTTCCCCGGGAACGGCTTTATTTGTTGCAGGCTGGCGCAGGAACAGACCGGGCTGAAATTAATCAGCCGATAGATTGACATAACTCATCGGCAGCCCGCCGGGTAGCCCGCACTTTCGCGGCAGTAAAACCCGACTGTTCATGTATGCATTCTATGGGATTACCTGCCGGTATGAACGAATTGACAGTAGTTAATGACTACTGCGTCATTGTTATTTCCAACTTAATGCCCACACACTAACAGATGCCCGTTTTATTTGTTAGTTACCTACGTAGCACTCTATTTTGCAGTACGTTAATCCGTAAGCGATATACCATGAAAGAAGTAGCAAAATACCTCATAAAAGTTGATGCCGAGTTTAAGGATGGACGCATAGTTCCGGAAATTCCTTATGAAGAAGTAATGCGTCTGGTCAACGAACCAAACATTGTCATTATCAAGACCGGAATTCCTCAGGAACTCCTGAATAACGCCATCGAAGCCACGCGTGCCTGGTCGGCAGAAACGCCACTCGCCGAGGCACCCGATACGTTCCGCAATAATCAGCACAAACACCGTCTGCACATCGCTAAAATTCAGCAGGCTCCGCAGCTTTTCCACGATCATACGTTTGACGATATGGATGGACTGGCCAGCGAATACCGTCAGAACCTGTTACCGATTTTTGATCCGCTACGGCAGTTCTGGAATTCGCTCACGGGCAACCAGGAAGAATTTGGTTTTCAGGAAGGCAAGGCCTATTTCCACCCGCAAATCACGCACTACCCCATGGGTGGCAGTTTCTTCGGGCGGCACTGGCACCCGCTTCATCCACAGCAGGTAGGTCAGATCCTGGCTCTGAATCAATACGGTCAGGAGTACCACTCGGGTGGTACGGGCTACGTTATCAATGATACCATCGTTGAAACCGAAGGCCACCAGGATCGGGGTGATCTGATTCTGTTCCGTTACGACCTGCCGCACTGGGTAAGTCCATCAAGCTTTGCTGACCGGTTCAGCTGGGACGATCCAGCCGGGCGCTGGGTGGCTATCCTGCCCTTTTATAATCCATGGGGAACGCCCGCCGATAAAGATGAACCACAAGGCTGGAAGACCAAGATCAAAACGGCCAAGAATGAATCGACGGAGGCCGCGGCCTAGTTGTAATTCGTACCCGGCGTATGGCCTAAAAACCAGCGGTGATGCGTACCTTTGTTAATATCTAAAAAACCCGGTTTGCGCTCAACAAGCTGCGCGAACCGGGTTCATTTTTCAGTCTATGGTTAAAGTTAGTGTTCTGATTATCACCTATAATCAGCGTAATTTCATCCGAAAGGCCATCGACAGCGCTGTAGCGCAGAAGACCACGTTTCCCATCGAAATATTGGTTGGCGATGACTTCTCGTCGGATGGCACGCGGGAGATTATTCAGGAATACGAACGCCAGTACCCTGGTTTGGTAATTGGCGTACTGCATCCCCGAAATATGGGTAAAAATGGGGGAATCAACTTTCTGGAGACGCTGAAACTAGCCAAAGGCGAGTACTACGCGCTGATGGACGGGGATGACTACTGGACCGATCCCCTGAAGCTTCAGAAACAGGTTGACTTGCTCGATACGCACCCTGACTACTCGATGGCGTTTACCAACACGCTGATCACTTATGAAGACGGTGCTCCGTCGCACCTGCTCAATGGTGACGACATGAAGCCTTTCTATACCGTCGATGACCTGATTGGCGAGAACGAAATCTGGTTCATGGCAACGTCCAGTACACTATACCGTAACAGTATCCGGGAATACCCCGCCTGGTTCAGTGATTCGTCGAGTGGTGATATTCCCCGACTGATTCTTAAGGCTAAGATGGGCAAGATTGGTTATCTGCCCGACGTAACGACCGTATACCGCAAGAACCGGGCCGGTGCCAGCTACCACGATAACGAGCGCGATGAGAAGTTCCTGCGTAATCGTATCCAGATGTACAGCGATATCAACCGTGAACTCGATCATAAGTACGATCGGGTACTACGCCGGAATATTGCCCGCTACTACCGCATGATGCTCGATGCTAAGCAGTATGAGCAGAGCTACTTCCGACGTGCTGGTATCGCCATGAAATACTTATATTTGGGACAGCCCGGCTGGGACAAAGCAAAAGATGTGATCCGGGATTACATCGTGCCGGAACCGCTCCGGAAAATCTACAGCACCATTCGGCTACTGCCGTATCGGTAAACACGGCACCTTGCCGGGGCTGAACAGAAAACTTTGTTTCCATCGGGTTACCGCGTGAGACGCGTATTGCCGTACTATTTGTCACTTATACGTGGGCTGGAATCAGCCGTTCAGATATGAAATTAAGCGTCGTTATACCCGCTTACAACGAAGAAGAATCGCTCCCGCCTACGTTGCGGATTTTATACCAGACGTTAGCCAAACACGGGATCGAACACGAGATCTGCGTGACGAATGACAATTCGAAGGACGGCACGCTGCGCGTGTTGCAGGACCTGGCCGCCACTGAAATTCCAACGTTGGTTTACTACACCAACCCCGGCCCTAACGGTTTCGGCTATGCCGTACGGTATGGGCTGGAACGCTTCTCGGGTGACTGTGTAGCTGTTTTCATGGCCGATCTATCCGATGATCCCGAAGACCTGGTTCGCTATTACAACAAAATGCGCGAAACCGACGTAGACGCCGTATTCGGTTCCCGTTGGGGAAAAGGAGGGAAAGTAGTTGATTACCCACCCCTCAAAAAAACAATTAACCGGGTAGCCAACTTCATCGTCAAGATGGTGATGGGAATTAAGTACAACGATACGACGAATGCATTCAAACTCTACAAACGCGAGACGATCGAAGGAATAAAACCATTTCTGGCTCCCCACTTTAACCTGACCGTCGAACTACCCCTTAAAGCCATCGTTCGTGGGTATAGTTATGCTGTAGTGCCAAATAGCTGGACCAATCGGAAGTACGGCGAATCGAAGCTGAA is a window from the Spirosoma rigui genome containing:
- a CDS encoding NAD-dependent epimerase/dehydratase family protein, with the protein product MNIALVTGSAGLIGSEAVAFFADKFDLIVGIDNNMRQYFFGADGSTEWNRNRLSDAYNNYAHRPADIREVSQLEPIFQEFGKDIKLVLHTAAQPSHDWAAREPFTDFGVNAVGTLNMLEMTRLHAPEAVFIFTSTNKVYGDNPNFLPLIETDTRWEIDENHPYFKDGIDEFMSIDHTKHSVFGASKVAADVMVQEYGRYFGMNTGVFRGGCLTGPNHSGAQLHGFLSYLMKCAITGNQYTIFGYKGKQVRDNIHSWDLVNMFWHFYQNPRPGEVYNAGGGRYANCSMLEAIALCEEISGNKMNYQYSETNRSGDHIWYISNLNKFKEHYPGWDWTYDLKETMTQIHDSMAARLAVAK
- a CDS encoding glycoside hydrolase family protein, yielding MWTKKGLIYKPDGSKPFSRTHAQVPFGFPMGDKLRVYFSTRDENISSATSFVELDPNDLSKVTYIHDKPCLTKGDVGTFDETGAMPSWFLTVGDEIWLYYTGWNKSETASYRLGIGLAVSRDGGLTFERKYTGPLLDRSIYDQVWVAQPCVMREENADGSIRWRMWYLSCTKIEVINGHPEPFYDVKYAESSDGIKWERTGHVCVGYDEFTDAIGRPTVYKEGNLYKMYFSYRNATNYRTDVQRSYRIGYAESPDGLTWTRKDDLAGIERSTDGWDSMMMDYCHIFPHNNEWVMFYNGNGFGASGFGYATQPMQASV
- a CDS encoding glycosyltransferase family 2 protein, which codes for MVKVSVLIITYNQRNFIRKAIDSAVAQKTTFPIEILVGDDFSSDGTREIIQEYERQYPGLVIGVLHPRNMGKNGGINFLETLKLAKGEYYALMDGDDYWTDPLKLQKQVDLLDTHPDYSMAFTNTLITYEDGAPSHLLNGDDMKPFYTVDDLIGENEIWFMATSSTLYRNSIREYPAWFSDSSSGDIPRLILKAKMGKIGYLPDVTTVYRKNRAGASYHDNERDEKFLRNRIQMYSDINRELDHKYDRVLRRNIARYYRMMLDAKQYEQSYFRRAGIAMKYLYLGQPGWDKAKDVIRDYIVPEPLRKIYSTIRLLPYR
- a CDS encoding M3 family oligoendopeptidase gives rise to the protein MTANENVTILTRAPRQFIGEAIVLSNWETVKPYYDDLLNRPINDADDLRRWLIDRSELESYLSENFAWRYIKMTCDTANEALVQDLNFFIEHIQPAMAAYGNDLDLKAVNSPYLSQLTDDGYEIMVRGMKKAIEIFREENIPLQTDMQTEERKYGAIAGAMTVSINGNELTLPEASDLLQSTDRAVRETAWRKIWERRYKDHEILDQLFDRLRDLRHHVAVNAGFANFRDYSFAALGRFDYTPQDCVNFHESVAEAVVPMLNQLAEQRRQALGVDVLRPWDSKVDVAGRPPLKPFATGTELLEKTIACFDRLDASAATGTSSSSELGNDLRIMRAMGHLDLESRKGKAPGGYNYPLEEIGVPFIFMNATSSLRDLVTMVHEGGHAVHSFLTRDLPLKAFRNPPMEVAELASMSMELLTMDHWDVFFDDPAELRRAKRQHLESIIETLPWVATIDAFQHWVYENPTHTVDDRRENWLRIHDKFADTITDWSGFAYYKEYLWQRQLHLYEVPFYYIEYGIAQLGAIGVWRNYRRDPKAGLDGYKAALRLGYKAPIRDIYAAANVPFDFSREHIQALMGFVWDEMEKL
- a CDS encoding glycosyltransferase family 2 protein, whose amino-acid sequence is MKLSVVIPAYNEEESLPPTLRILYQTLAKHGIEHEICVTNDNSKDGTLRVLQDLAATEIPTLVYYTNPGPNGFGYAVRYGLERFSGDCVAVFMADLSDDPEDLVRYYNKMRETDVDAVFGSRWGKGGKVVDYPPLKKTINRVANFIVKMVMGIKYNDTTNAFKLYKRETIEGIKPFLAPHFNLTVELPLKAIVRGYSYAVVPNSWTNRKYGESKLKIKEMGSRYFFILMYCLIEKYFSQGDFRKKTAASTPKPVSR